A portion of the Trichoplusia ni isolate ovarian cell line Hi5 chromosome 12, tn1, whole genome shotgun sequence genome contains these proteins:
- the LOC113499340 gene encoding serine/arginine-rich splicing factor 5 isoform X1 codes for MVGSRVYVGGLPFGVRDRDLEKFFKGFGRIRDILIKNGYGFVEFEDYRDADDAVYELNGKELLGERVVVEPARGIDRSADRYRRDRYYERDRGRSRYDDYSYRYGPPTRTEYRLVVENLSSRISWQDLKDYMRQAGEVTYADAHKQHRNEGVVEFATHSDMRAAIEKLDGTELNGRRIRLIEARRGSRRRTRSSSSRSRSRSRDRRRSRSRSRSRRSSRSRSRSKSRPKSKSPAPKSRSRSRSKRSMSASIRDRSRSKSRSRSASRRSERRSASRRSERRSGSPRPSAERNGEKSASRSKSRSPKAASKERSRSRSKEASPKREEERRPSKSRSRSRSPHSRSGSRSRDRSASRSRSASRSRSASPRQNGDAQDRASTDRSPRSGE; via the exons ATGGTCGGCTCACGTGTTTACGTCGGCGGTCTTCCATTCGGCGTTAGAGATAGAGACTTGGAGAAGTTCTTCAAAGGCTTCGGAAGAATCAGGGACATCCTCATCAAAAATGGCTACGGATTTGTG GAATTCGAAGATTACAGAGATGCAGATGATGCAGTTTATGAACTGAATGGAAAAGAATTACTTGGAGAGAG GGTGGTGGTGGAGCCGGCCCGGGGGATCGACCGCAGCGCCGACCGGTACCGCCGCGACCGCTACTACGAGCGCGACCGCGGCCGGTCGCGATACGA TGACTACAGTTATAGATATGGACCGCCGACGCGCACCGAGTATCGTCTAGTCGTCGAAAATCTGTCTAGCCGCATTAGCTGGCAG GATTTAAAGGATTACATGCGTCAAGCTGGCGAAGTTACTTACGCTGACGCTCACAAGCAGCATAGAAATGAAGG TGTTGTGGAATTTGCGACTCACTCTGACATGCGCGCGGCTATCGAAAAGTTGGATGGTACTGAGCTCAACGGGCGTCGCATTCGTTTGATCGAGGCTAGACGTGGCTCGCGCCGCCGCACTCGCTCCTCGTCGAGTCGCAGCCGATCGCGATCCAGAGACCGAAGACGCAGCCGCTCCAG ATCTCGCTCGCGCCGTTCCTCGCGCAGTCGCTCTCGCTCCAAGTCTCGGCCAAAGAGCAAGAGCCCAGCCCCCAAATCCCGCTCCCGATCACGTTCCAA GCGTTCGATGTCGGCGTCGATTAGGGATCGCAGTCGTTCGAAGTCGCGGTCTCGGTCGGCGTCCCGTAGATCTGAACGCCGCTCGGCGTCCCGTAGATCCGAACGTCGCTCTGGCTCGCCGCGACCCTCCGCCGAACGGAACGGGGAGAAGTCTGCCTCCAGATCTAAGTCCCGCTCACCGAAAGCAGCTTCCAA GGAAAGATCTCGATCCCGCAGCAAGGAGGCGTCTCCGAAGCGTGAAGAAGAGAGGCGTCCCAGCAAGTCCCGGTCCCGCTCGCGGTCGCCGCACTCGCGCTCGGGCTCGCGCTCCCGCGACCGCTCGGCGTCCCGCTCGCGCTCCGCCTCCCGCTCGCGCTCCGCCTCGCCGCGACAGAACGGCGACGCACAAGACCGCGCCAGCACAGACCGCTCGCCACGCAGCGGTgaatag
- the LOC113499340 gene encoding serine-arginine protein 55 isoform X2, translating to MVGSRVYVGGLPFGVRDRDLEKFFKGFGRIRDILIKNGYGFVEFEDYRDADDAVYELNGKELLGERVVVEPARGIDRSADRYRRDRYYERDRGRSRYDDYSYRYGPPTRTEYRLVVENLSSRISWQDLKDYMRQAGEVTYADAHKQHRNEGVVEFATHSDMRAAIEKLDGTELNGRRIRLIEARRGSRRRTRSSSSRSRSRSRDRRRSRSRSRSRRSSRSRSRSKSRPKSKSPAPKSRSRSRSKDRSRSKSRSRSASRRSERRSASRRSERRSGSPRPSAERNGEKSASRSKSRSPKAASKERSRSRSKEASPKREEERRPSKSRSRSRSPHSRSGSRSRDRSASRSRSASRSRSASPRQNGDAQDRASTDRSPRSGE from the exons ATGGTCGGCTCACGTGTTTACGTCGGCGGTCTTCCATTCGGCGTTAGAGATAGAGACTTGGAGAAGTTCTTCAAAGGCTTCGGAAGAATCAGGGACATCCTCATCAAAAATGGCTACGGATTTGTG GAATTCGAAGATTACAGAGATGCAGATGATGCAGTTTATGAACTGAATGGAAAAGAATTACTTGGAGAGAG GGTGGTGGTGGAGCCGGCCCGGGGGATCGACCGCAGCGCCGACCGGTACCGCCGCGACCGCTACTACGAGCGCGACCGCGGCCGGTCGCGATACGA TGACTACAGTTATAGATATGGACCGCCGACGCGCACCGAGTATCGTCTAGTCGTCGAAAATCTGTCTAGCCGCATTAGCTGGCAG GATTTAAAGGATTACATGCGTCAAGCTGGCGAAGTTACTTACGCTGACGCTCACAAGCAGCATAGAAATGAAGG TGTTGTGGAATTTGCGACTCACTCTGACATGCGCGCGGCTATCGAAAAGTTGGATGGTACTGAGCTCAACGGGCGTCGCATTCGTTTGATCGAGGCTAGACGTGGCTCGCGCCGCCGCACTCGCTCCTCGTCGAGTCGCAGCCGATCGCGATCCAGAGACCGAAGACGCAGCCGCTCCAG ATCTCGCTCGCGCCGTTCCTCGCGCAGTCGCTCTCGCTCCAAGTCTCGGCCAAAGAGCAAGAGCCCAGCCCCCAAATCCCGCTCCCGATCACGTTCCAA GGATCGCAGTCGTTCGAAGTCGCGGTCTCGGTCGGCGTCCCGTAGATCTGAACGCCGCTCGGCGTCCCGTAGATCCGAACGTCGCTCTGGCTCGCCGCGACCCTCCGCCGAACGGAACGGGGAGAAGTCTGCCTCCAGATCTAAGTCCCGCTCACCGAAAGCAGCTTCCAA GGAAAGATCTCGATCCCGCAGCAAGGAGGCGTCTCCGAAGCGTGAAGAAGAGAGGCGTCCCAGCAAGTCCCGGTCCCGCTCGCGGTCGCCGCACTCGCGCTCGGGCTCGCGCTCCCGCGACCGCTCGGCGTCCCGCTCGCGCTCCGCCTCCCGCTCGCGCTCCGCCTCGCCGCGACAGAACGGCGACGCACAAGACCGCGCCAGCACAGACCGCTCGCCACGCAGCGGTgaatag
- the LOC113499340 gene encoding serine-arginine protein 55 isoform X5, which produces MVGSRVYVGGLPFGVRDRDLEKFFKGFGRIRDILIKNGYGFVEFEDYRDADDAVYELNGKELLGERVVVEPARGIDRSADRYRRDRYYERDRGRSRYDDYSYRYGPPTRTEYRLVVENLSSRISWQKVAYRGQSPRCSAVCDVV; this is translated from the exons ATGGTCGGCTCACGTGTTTACGTCGGCGGTCTTCCATTCGGCGTTAGAGATAGAGACTTGGAGAAGTTCTTCAAAGGCTTCGGAAGAATCAGGGACATCCTCATCAAAAATGGCTACGGATTTGTG GAATTCGAAGATTACAGAGATGCAGATGATGCAGTTTATGAACTGAATGGAAAAGAATTACTTGGAGAGAG GGTGGTGGTGGAGCCGGCCCGGGGGATCGACCGCAGCGCCGACCGGTACCGCCGCGACCGCTACTACGAGCGCGACCGCGGCCGGTCGCGATACGA TGACTACAGTTATAGATATGGACCGCCGACGCGCACCGAGTATCGTCTAGTCGTCGAAAATCTGTCTAGCCGCATTAGCTGGCAG aAGGTGGCGTATCGTGGCCAGAGTCCTCGATGTAGCGCTGTGTGCGATGTGGTCTGA
- the LOC113499340 gene encoding serine-arginine protein 55 isoform X4 translates to MVGSRVYVGGLPFGVRDRDLEKFFKGFGRIRDILIKNGYGFVEFEDYRDADDAVYELNGKELLGERVVVEPARGIDRSADRYRRDRYYERDRGRSRYDDYSYRYGPPTRTEYRLVVENLSSRISWQDLKDYMRQAGEVTYADAHKQHRNEGVVEFATHSDMRAAIEKLDGTELNGRRIRLIEARRGSRRRTRSSSSRSRSRSRDRRRSRSRSRSRRSSRSRSRSKSRPKSKSPAPKSRSRSRSKCVITCAEQNLKL, encoded by the exons ATGGTCGGCTCACGTGTTTACGTCGGCGGTCTTCCATTCGGCGTTAGAGATAGAGACTTGGAGAAGTTCTTCAAAGGCTTCGGAAGAATCAGGGACATCCTCATCAAAAATGGCTACGGATTTGTG GAATTCGAAGATTACAGAGATGCAGATGATGCAGTTTATGAACTGAATGGAAAAGAATTACTTGGAGAGAG GGTGGTGGTGGAGCCGGCCCGGGGGATCGACCGCAGCGCCGACCGGTACCGCCGCGACCGCTACTACGAGCGCGACCGCGGCCGGTCGCGATACGA TGACTACAGTTATAGATATGGACCGCCGACGCGCACCGAGTATCGTCTAGTCGTCGAAAATCTGTCTAGCCGCATTAGCTGGCAG GATTTAAAGGATTACATGCGTCAAGCTGGCGAAGTTACTTACGCTGACGCTCACAAGCAGCATAGAAATGAAGG TGTTGTGGAATTTGCGACTCACTCTGACATGCGCGCGGCTATCGAAAAGTTGGATGGTACTGAGCTCAACGGGCGTCGCATTCGTTTGATCGAGGCTAGACGTGGCTCGCGCCGCCGCACTCGCTCCTCGTCGAGTCGCAGCCGATCGCGATCCAGAGACCGAAGACGCAGCCGCTCCAG ATCTCGCTCGCGCCGTTCCTCGCGCAGTCGCTCTCGCTCCAAGTCTCGGCCAAAGAGCAAGAGCCCAGCCCCCAAATCCCGCTCCCGATCACGTTCCAA GTGTGTAATTACTTGCGCTGagcaaaatttaaaactgtaa
- the LOC113499340 gene encoding serine/arginine-rich splicing factor 4 isoform X3: MGVARLPQNDTPLYGHPQSLPELAPDQSDYSYRYGPPTRTEYRLVVENLSSRISWQDLKDYMRQAGEVTYADAHKQHRNEGVVEFATHSDMRAAIEKLDGTELNGRRIRLIEARRGSRRRTRSSSSRSRSRSRDRRRSRSRSRSRRSSRSRSRSKSRPKSKSPAPKSRSRSRSKRSMSASIRDRSRSKSRSRSASRRSERRSASRRSERRSGSPRPSAERNGEKSASRSKSRSPKAASKERSRSRSKEASPKREEERRPSKSRSRSRSPHSRSGSRSRDRSASRSRSASRSRSASPRQNGDAQDRASTDRSPRSGE, translated from the exons ATGGGCGTAGCCAGGCTTCCTCAAAACGATACACCTCTATACGGCCACCCGCAGTCTCTGCCGGAACTGGCCCCCGACCAAAG TGACTACAGTTATAGATATGGACCGCCGACGCGCACCGAGTATCGTCTAGTCGTCGAAAATCTGTCTAGCCGCATTAGCTGGCAG GATTTAAAGGATTACATGCGTCAAGCTGGCGAAGTTACTTACGCTGACGCTCACAAGCAGCATAGAAATGAAGG TGTTGTGGAATTTGCGACTCACTCTGACATGCGCGCGGCTATCGAAAAGTTGGATGGTACTGAGCTCAACGGGCGTCGCATTCGTTTGATCGAGGCTAGACGTGGCTCGCGCCGCCGCACTCGCTCCTCGTCGAGTCGCAGCCGATCGCGATCCAGAGACCGAAGACGCAGCCGCTCCAG ATCTCGCTCGCGCCGTTCCTCGCGCAGTCGCTCTCGCTCCAAGTCTCGGCCAAAGAGCAAGAGCCCAGCCCCCAAATCCCGCTCCCGATCACGTTCCAA GCGTTCGATGTCGGCGTCGATTAGGGATCGCAGTCGTTCGAAGTCGCGGTCTCGGTCGGCGTCCCGTAGATCTGAACGCCGCTCGGCGTCCCGTAGATCCGAACGTCGCTCTGGCTCGCCGCGACCCTCCGCCGAACGGAACGGGGAGAAGTCTGCCTCCAGATCTAAGTCCCGCTCACCGAAAGCAGCTTCCAA GGAAAGATCTCGATCCCGCAGCAAGGAGGCGTCTCCGAAGCGTGAAGAAGAGAGGCGTCCCAGCAAGTCCCGGTCCCGCTCGCGGTCGCCGCACTCGCGCTCGGGCTCGCGCTCCCGCGACCGCTCGGCGTCCCGCTCGCGCTCCGCCTCCCGCTCGCGCTCCGCCTCGCCGCGACAGAACGGCGACGCACAAGACCGCGCCAGCACAGACCGCTCGCCACGCAGCGGTgaatag